Proteins from a single region of Starkeya sp. ORNL1:
- the rsmB gene encoding 16S rRNA (cytosine(967)-C(5))-methyltransferase RsmB produces MGESPQTDAQGLAARRAAADAIDAVLANGRPLEEAMERLTRGLEDRDRALARMIASTVLRRLGTLRALVRSLLEKPLPASAARVDTLLFVGAAQIALMDVPDHAAVDTTVALAGEAPATAGFKGLVNAVLRRLVREGTKGLDALDPYLDVPEWLRDGWSAAYGGALAREIAMASRVEAPLDITAKADPALWAEKLGGRLLPTGSIRLTEAGNVTALPGFTEGAWWVQDAAAAIPARLIGAAPGMRIADLCAAPGGKTAQLAASGAEVTAVDRSGPRLKRLKQNLARLGLEAAIVEADATQWRPMRQYEQFDAVLLDAPCSATGTIRRHPDVAWTKRPADIASLVSLQARLIDRAADLVKPGGLLVYSTCSLELEEGERQVERLLANRPDYRIESIGPGEDGIAAEWLTPAGFLRTLPVHLPDPDPRQSGLDGFFAARLRKA; encoded by the coding sequence ATGGGAGAATCACCACAGACCGACGCTCAAGGACTCGCCGCCCGCCGCGCCGCGGCGGACGCGATCGACGCCGTGCTGGCCAATGGCCGCCCGCTGGAAGAGGCGATGGAGCGGCTGACGCGCGGCCTCGAGGATCGCGACCGCGCACTCGCCCGCATGATCGCCTCGACGGTGCTGCGCCGGCTCGGCACGCTGCGGGCACTGGTGCGCTCCCTGCTGGAGAAGCCGCTGCCGGCCAGCGCCGCGCGGGTCGACACGCTGCTCTTCGTCGGCGCCGCGCAGATCGCGCTGATGGACGTGCCGGACCATGCCGCTGTCGACACCACGGTCGCGCTGGCCGGGGAAGCGCCGGCGACCGCCGGCTTCAAGGGCCTCGTCAATGCCGTGCTGCGCCGGCTGGTGCGCGAGGGCACCAAGGGCCTTGATGCGCTCGATCCCTATCTCGACGTGCCGGAATGGCTGCGCGACGGCTGGAGCGCGGCCTATGGCGGCGCGCTGGCGCGGGAGATCGCGATGGCCTCGCGCGTCGAAGCGCCGCTCGACATTACCGCGAAGGCCGATCCGGCCCTCTGGGCGGAAAAGCTCGGCGGCCGGCTGCTGCCGACCGGCTCGATCCGCCTCACCGAGGCCGGCAATGTCACCGCGCTGCCGGGCTTCACTGAAGGCGCCTGGTGGGTGCAGGACGCCGCCGCGGCTATTCCCGCGCGGCTCATCGGTGCCGCGCCAGGCATGCGCATCGCCGACCTGTGCGCCGCGCCCGGCGGCAAGACCGCGCAATTGGCAGCCAGTGGCGCCGAGGTCACCGCGGTGGACCGCTCCGGTCCGCGCCTGAAGCGGCTCAAGCAGAACCTCGCACGGCTTGGCCTCGAGGCGGCCATCGTCGAGGCGGACGCGACGCAATGGCGGCCGATGCGGCAATATGAGCAGTTCGATGCCGTGCTGCTGGATGCGCCCTGTTCCGCCACCGGCACCATCCGCCGCCATCCAGACGTGGCCTGGACCAAGCGGCCGGCGGACATTGCCAGCCTCGTCAGCCTGCAGGCGCGCCTCATCGATCGCGCCGCGGATCTGGTGAAGCCGGGCGGGCTGCTGGTCTATTCGACCTGCTCGCTGGAGCTGGAGGAAGGCGAGCGCCAGGTCGAGCGGCTGCTGGCGAATCGGCCCGACTACCGGATCGAATCGATTGGCCCAGGTGAGGACGGCATCGCCGCCGAGTGGCTGACTCCGGCGGGCTTCCTGCGCACTTTGCCGGTGCACCTGCCGGACCCGGATCCTCGGCAGTCCGGGCTCGACGGATTCTTCGCGGCACGGTTGCGTAAAGCGTGA
- a CDS encoding heparinase II/III family protein: MSSRDIYAERARLAWFVTGFGWRMVRARAMGKPSLPWRIATIPVPSRLLIAPQDMRTGDATRAGEIYSGRFAFAGKVASTDGRSPFEIPHPSREWGEALLSFAWLRHLRAAGTALARANARALVNDWIMLRGRRDPIGAEPEVAARRIISWLTQSPLILQDADQTFYRRFMRSLTKQVRYLKNIEPDTQEGYTRLLATMTLCLAALCMADQARLLRTATRRLAEELDRQILPDGGHVSRNPGVLIELLLDLLPIRQAFHARNLPPPPALINAIDRMMPMLRFFRHGDGAFAHFNGMGPTPADSLATVLAYDDARGTPVSNAPHSGYQRIEAAGSVVIADTGRPPPIAISHDAHAGCLSFEFSSGRNRIVVNCGMPAISREAWLPAARQTAAQSTATLEGTSSCRFVGGGAMMRLCGTPILEGPGEVQVERKQRDGAQIVRATHDGYAKRLGVVHQRSWRLAPDGTRLDGEDMFRVAHGEEFTGNEADNYAVRFHLHPSVAANRLADGHTVLIALPTGEKWIFTAPNVAVDIEESVYLAANGGPRRSAQIVITGSGRYQPRVVWTFIRADEPKLPHI; the protein is encoded by the coding sequence ATGTCGTCCCGCGACATTTATGCGGAGCGTGCCCGGTTGGCGTGGTTCGTCACCGGTTTCGGCTGGCGCATGGTGCGCGCACGCGCCATGGGCAAGCCGTCTTTGCCATGGCGAATCGCCACCATCCCGGTGCCCTCGCGGCTGCTCATCGCGCCGCAGGACATGCGTACCGGCGACGCCACGCGGGCCGGCGAGATCTATTCCGGCCGCTTCGCCTTCGCCGGCAAGGTGGCGAGCACGGATGGCCGCTCGCCGTTCGAGATCCCGCATCCCTCGCGCGAATGGGGCGAGGCGCTGCTATCCTTTGCCTGGCTGCGCCATCTGCGCGCCGCCGGCACCGCGCTGGCGCGGGCCAATGCGCGGGCGCTGGTGAACGACTGGATCATGCTGCGCGGCCGGCGCGATCCGATCGGCGCCGAGCCGGAAGTCGCGGCGCGGCGGATCATCAGCTGGCTGACGCAATCGCCGCTGATCCTGCAGGACGCCGACCAGACCTTCTATCGCCGCTTCATGCGCAGCCTGACAAAGCAGGTGCGCTATCTCAAGAACATCGAGCCGGACACCCAGGAGGGCTATACCCGCCTGCTCGCGACCATGACGCTGTGCCTGGCGGCGCTGTGCATGGCCGACCAGGCGCGGCTGCTGCGCACCGCCACAAGGCGGCTGGCCGAAGAGCTCGATCGCCAGATCCTGCCCGATGGCGGGCATGTCAGCCGCAATCCCGGCGTGCTGATCGAATTGCTGCTGGACCTGCTGCCGATCCGCCAGGCCTTCCATGCGCGCAATTTGCCGCCGCCGCCTGCGCTGATCAACGCCATCGACCGCATGATGCCGATGCTGCGCTTCTTCCGGCACGGCGACGGCGCGTTCGCACATTTCAACGGCATGGGGCCGACGCCGGCAGATTCGCTCGCCACCGTGCTGGCTTATGACGATGCGCGCGGTACCCCAGTCTCCAACGCGCCGCATTCGGGCTATCAGCGCATCGAGGCCGCGGGCAGCGTCGTCATCGCCGATACCGGCCGGCCGCCGCCGATCGCCATCAGCCATGACGCCCATGCCGGCTGCCTTTCCTTCGAATTCTCCTCGGGCCGCAACCGCATCGTGGTCAATTGCGGCATGCCGGCGATCAGCCGCGAGGCGTGGCTGCCGGCGGCGCGGCAGACCGCGGCGCAATCGACCGCGACCCTTGAAGGCACTTCCTCCTGCCGTTTCGTCGGCGGCGGTGCGATGATGCGGCTGTGCGGCACGCCGATCCTCGAAGGACCGGGCGAGGTGCAGGTCGAGCGCAAGCAGCGCGACGGCGCGCAGATCGTGCGGGCGACGCATGACGGCTACGCCAAGCGCCTCGGCGTGGTGCACCAGCGCTCCTGGCGCCTCGCGCCGGACGGCACCCGCCTCGACGGCGAGGACATGTTCCGCGTCGCCCATGGCGAGGAATTCACCGGCAACGAGGCCGACAATTACGCGGTGCGCTTCCATCTGCACCCTTCGGTCGCGGCGAACCGGCTGGCCGACGGCCATACCGTGCTGATCGCACTGCCCACCGGCGAGAAATGGATCTTCACCGCGCCCAATGTGGCGGTGGATATCGAGGAGAGCGTCTATCTCGCCGCCAATGGCGGCCCGCGCCGCAGCGCGCAGATCGTGATCACGGGGAGCGGGCGCTATCAGCCCCGCGTGGTCTGGACCTTCATCCGCGCGGATGAGCCGAAGCTGCCGCATATCTAA
- the purH gene encoding bifunctional phosphoribosylaminoimidazolecarboxamide formyltransferase/IMP cyclohydrolase — protein sequence MSTDVRPISRALLSVSDKTGLVAFAQRLAAKGVELVSTGGTARAIAEAGLPVTDVSEVTGSPEMMDGRVKTLHPRIHGGILAVRADSDHQAAMSEHGIKPIDLVVVNLYPFEATVAKEGTLEECIENIDVGGPAMIRAAAKNHEDVAVIVDPADYDAVAEEFEEQGGTTRDTRRRLAQVAFARTAAYDAVISDWFATVTGEIAPAGRVFGGKLSQSLRYGENPHQDAAFYLGGDSRPGVASAHQLQGKALSYNNLNDTDAAFEAVAEFDPERAAAVVIVKHANPCGVAEGETLEAAYRKALACDPTSAFGGIVALNRTLDVEAARAIVEIFTEVIVAPAATDEAAAIVAAKKSLRLLVTGGLPNPRAPGLGMKSVAGGLLVQTRDNAVVDDMELKVVTKRSPTMAELADLRFAFRVAKHVKSNAIVYARGLATIGIGAGQMSRVDSARIAALKMVETAEAAGQTDVLTRGCVVASDAFFPFADGLRAAIDAGATAVIQPGGSIRDDEVIAAADEANVAMVFTGIRHFRH from the coding sequence ATGTCGACCGATGTCCGTCCCATTTCCCGCGCTCTGCTCTCGGTCTCCGACAAGACCGGGCTCGTCGCCTTCGCCCAAAGGCTCGCCGCCAAGGGTGTCGAACTGGTCTCCACCGGCGGCACCGCTCGCGCGATCGCCGAGGCCGGACTGCCGGTGACCGACGTCTCCGAGGTGACCGGCTCGCCGGAGATGATGGACGGGCGGGTGAAGACGCTGCATCCGCGCATCCATGGCGGCATCCTTGCGGTGCGCGCCGATAGCGACCACCAGGCAGCGATGTCCGAGCACGGCATAAAGCCCATCGACCTCGTGGTGGTGAACCTCTATCCGTTCGAGGCGACGGTGGCGAAGGAAGGCACGCTCGAGGAATGCATCGAGAATATCGATGTCGGCGGGCCGGCCATGATCCGCGCCGCGGCGAAGAACCACGAGGACGTCGCCGTCATCGTCGACCCCGCCGACTATGACGCGGTGGCCGAGGAGTTCGAGGAGCAGGGCGGTACCACGCGCGACACCCGCCGCCGCCTCGCCCAGGTCGCCTTCGCCCGCACCGCCGCCTATGACGCCGTCATCTCCGACTGGTTCGCCACCGTCACCGGCGAGATCGCGCCGGCCGGCCGGGTGTTCGGCGGCAAGCTCTCGCAGTCGCTGCGCTACGGCGAGAATCCGCACCAGGATGCCGCCTTCTATCTCGGCGGCGATTCCCGCCCCGGCGTCGCCAGCGCCCACCAGCTGCAGGGCAAGGCGCTCTCCTACAACAATCTCAACGACACCGACGCCGCCTTCGAGGCGGTGGCCGAGTTCGATCCCGAGCGCGCCGCCGCGGTGGTCATCGTCAAGCATGCCAATCCGTGCGGCGTCGCCGAAGGCGAGACGCTGGAAGCCGCCTATCGCAAGGCACTGGCCTGCGATCCGACCTCGGCGTTCGGCGGCATCGTGGCGCTGAACCGCACGCTCGACGTGGAAGCCGCGCGGGCCATCGTCGAGATCTTCACTGAAGTGATCGTCGCCCCCGCCGCCACCGACGAGGCGGCCGCCATCGTCGCCGCCAAGAAGAGCCTGCGTTTGCTGGTCACCGGCGGGCTGCCCAATCCGCGCGCGCCGGGCCTTGGCATGAAATCGGTCGCCGGCGGCCTGCTGGTGCAGACCCGCGACAATGCCGTGGTCGACGACATGGAGTTGAAGGTCGTCACCAAGCGCTCGCCGACCATGGCGGAACTGGCGGATTTGCGCTTCGCCTTCCGCGTCGCCAAGCACGTCAAGTCGAACGCCATCGTCTATGCGCGCGGCCTCGCCACCATCGGCATCGGCGCCGGCCAGATGAGCCGGGTGGATTCCGCCCGCATCGCCGCGCTGAAGATGGTGGAGACCGCCGAAGCCGCCGGCCAGACGGATGTTCTGACGCGCGGCTGCGTCGTCGCCTCCGATGCCTTCTTCCCATTCGCCGACGGGCTGCGGGCGGCGATCGACGCCGGGGCGACCGCGGTGATCCAGCCGGGCGGCTCGATCCGCGACGACGAGGTGATCGCCGCCGCCGACGAGGCCAATGTCGCCATGGTGTTCACCGGCATCCGCCACTTCCGGCACTGA